A region of Cloacibacillus sp. DNA encodes the following proteins:
- a CDS encoding electron transport complex subunit E: MINPLKLLKNGILTENPTFVLVLGLCPTLAVTSSAVNGLGMGLAATAVLMGSNIAVSAIRKFIPDEIRIPAFIVVIAGFVTVVQLLISAYAPALNKSLGIFIPLIVVNCIILARAEAFAFKNGVVASLFDGIGMGLGFTLALVLIGSIRELIGNGTVFGATILSSSFYQPALLAILAPGGFITFGILMGLFRNRQIKKEERENGGAISSYDGWEQLSACSGCALKNICGGGNSSVVCAKETAPASPAGSSPQKEAGK; this comes from the coding sequence ATGATAAATCCTCTCAAACTGCTTAAAAACGGCATACTGACCGAAAACCCGACATTCGTGCTCGTTCTCGGGCTCTGTCCGACGCTTGCGGTAACCTCAAGCGCCGTCAACGGGCTTGGTATGGGGCTGGCCGCGACGGCGGTCCTCATGGGCTCCAATATCGCGGTGTCGGCGATACGCAAATTCATCCCCGACGAGATCCGTATCCCGGCCTTCATCGTCGTCATCGCGGGATTCGTTACCGTCGTACAGCTGCTCATCTCGGCCTACGCGCCGGCGCTCAACAAATCGCTGGGGATTTTCATCCCCCTGATCGTCGTCAACTGCATAATCCTCGCGCGCGCCGAGGCCTTCGCCTTCAAAAACGGCGTCGTAGCGTCGCTCTTCGACGGCATCGGCATGGGACTGGGCTTTACGCTGGCGTTGGTCCTGATCGGCTCTATCCGCGAACTTATCGGCAACGGCACGGTATTTGGGGCGACGATCCTTTCCTCCTCCTTCTACCAGCCGGCGCTGCTCGCGATCCTGGCCCCCGGCGGTTTTATCACCTTCGGGATACTGATGGGACTCTTCCGCAACAGGCAGATCAAGAAAGAGGAGAGGGAAAATGGCGGTGCTATCTCCTCATACGACGGCTGGGAACAGCTCTCGGCCTGCAGCGGATGCGCTTTGAAGAATATCTGCGGCGGCGGCAACTCTTCCGTCGTCTGCGCCAAAGAGACGGCTCCGGCCTCGCCCGCCGGTTCGTCTCCGCAAAAGGAGGCTGGTAAATAA
- a CDS encoding RnfABCDGE type electron transport complex subunit A, whose translation MSLLALFISAIFVNNILLARFLGCCPFLGVSSQLETAKGMGVAVIFVTTFAAIMTSLAYTFILVPLGLEYLYTLSFILIIAALVQFVEIVLKKVMPALYKSLGIFLPLITTNCAVLGVAVINMNEKYTLVESIVNALGSSAGFLLAIVLMAGIRERIEMSTEMPRCLRGLPIALVTAGLMSIAFMGFTGLIK comes from the coding sequence ATGTCGCTTCTGGCTCTCTTCATCAGCGCGATATTCGTAAACAACATACTGCTGGCGAGGTTCCTCGGCTGCTGCCCATTCCTCGGCGTTTCAAGCCAGCTTGAGACGGCCAAGGGCATGGGAGTCGCCGTCATCTTCGTTACCACCTTCGCGGCGATCATGACCTCGCTCGCCTACACATTTATCCTTGTGCCGCTTGGACTGGAGTATCTTTACACACTCTCGTTCATCCTCATCATCGCGGCTCTCGTGCAGTTCGTTGAGATCGTGCTCAAAAAGGTGATGCCGGCCCTTTACAAATCGCTCGGCATCTTCCTGCCGCTGATCACGACAAACTGCGCCGTTCTCGGCGTCGCGGTCATCAATATGAACGAAAAGTACACGCTCGTCGAGTCGATCGTCAACGCCCTCGGCTCCTCGGCCGGCTTCCTGCTTGCGATCGTCCTCATGGCCGGAATCCGCGAGCGCATTGAGATGAGCACGGAGATGCCGCGTTGCCTGCGCGGGCTGCCGATCGCCCTTGTGACGGCTGGACTCATGTCGATCGCCTTCATGGGCTTTACCGGGCTCATCAAATAG